The following are from one region of the Salvelinus alpinus chromosome 16, SLU_Salpinus.1, whole genome shotgun sequence genome:
- the LOC139540634 gene encoding uncharacterized protein: MVYDHTRSHHTRPDHTRPHHSRPDQSTPEHTKPNHTKPHHITADQTTPDHTRPHHTTRDHTTQDQTRPHHTKPDHTTPDHTRPHHSRPDHTTPNHTRPHQTTPHHTRSHHTRPHQTTPVHTKPHHTRPHHTRSHHTRSHQTTPQQTRPHQTTPVHTRPDHTKPHHTRPDHITSVHTTSHQSTPDQTTPNHIRPNQTTPHQTTPYHTIPHQTPPEHTRPHHITADQTTPVHTRPDHTKPHQTTPHHITSVHTRPHQTIPDQTTPNHIRPHQTTPHQTTPEHTTPDPITPHQNTPEHTTPDPITPHQTIPVHTKPHQTTSQQTRTHQNTPHQTKPHHTRPDHTRPDHTRPDHTRSHQTTPNHSRPDHTSPHQTRSHHTTPVQTRPHQSTPDQITPYHTSPDQTTPVQTRPYHTKLQPTRPLHTRLVQTTPHQNTPDHTRPEHTTPYHTRPNHTTQHQTKPHKTIPVHTRPHQTKPHHSRPDHTRTHQTTPDHTRPHQTRSHQTRSHQTRPHQTTPDHTRSHQTTTYHTRPHHSRPDHTRPHQYRSHQTTPVQTRPHQTTPHQTTPHQTRLVQTTPDQTSTDHTRPHHTRPHQTYHCHLTSSS; the protein is encoded by the coding sequence accacaccagatcacaccacaccagaccagatcacaccagaccacaccacagcagaccagaccagtccaCACCAGAACACACCAAACCAAATCACACCAAACCACACCACATCACAGCAGaccagaccacaccagaccacaccagaccacaccacaccacacgaGACCACACCACacaagaccagaccagaccacaccacaccaaaccagaccacaccacaccagaccacaccagaccacatCACAGcagaccagaccacaccacaccaaaccacaccagaccacaccagaccacaccacaccacaccagatcacaccacaccagaccacaccaaacCACACCAGTCCATACCAaaccacaccacaccagaccacaccacaccagaTCACACCACACCAGATCACACCAAACCACACCACAGCAGaccagaccacaccagaccacaccagtccacaccagaccagatcacaccaaaccacaccacaccagaccagaccacatcACATCAGTCCACACCACATCACATcagtccacaccagaccagaccacaccaaACCATATCAGACCAAACCAGACCACgccacaccagaccacaccataccacaccataccacaccagaCCCCACCAGaacacaccagaccacaccacatcacagcagaccagaccacaccagtccacaccagaccagatcacaccaaaccacaccagaccacaccacaccacatcacatcagtccacaccagaccacatcagaccataccagaccagaccacaccaaACCACATcagaccacaccagaccacaccacaccagaccacaccagaaCATACCACACCAGACCCGATCACAccacaccagaacacaccagaacacaccacACCAGACCCAATCACACCACACCAGACCATACCAGTCCACACCAAACCACACCAAACCACATCACAGCAGaccagaacacaccagaacacaccacaccagaccaaaccacaccacaccagaccagaTCACACCAGACCAGATCACACCAGACCAGATCACACCAGATCACACCAAACCACACCAAACCACAGTAGACCAGACCACACcagtccacaccagaccagatcacaccataccacaccagtccagaccagaccacaccagtccacaccagaccagatcacaccataccacaccagtccagaccagaccacaccagtccagaccagaccaTACCACACCAAACTACAACCCACCAGACCACTCCAcaccagactagtccagaccacaccacaccagaacacaccagaccacaccagaccagaacacaccacaccataccacaccagaCCCAATCACACCACACAACACCAGACCAAACCACACAAGACCATACcagtccacaccagaccacaccaaacCAAACCACATCACAGCAGACCAGAccacaccagaacacaccagaccacaccagaccacaccagaccacaccagaccagaTCACACCAGACCAGATCACACCAGACCcgaccacaccagaccacaccagaccacaccagatcacaccaaaccacaacataccacaccagaccacatcacagtagaccagaccacaccagaccacaccagtacagatcacaccaaaccacaccagtccagaccagaccacaccaaACTACACCCCACCAGACCACtccacaccagaccagactagtacagaccacaccagaccagactagtacagACCACACCAGACCccaccacaccagaccacaccagacaTACCATTGTCACCTCACTTCGAGTTCTTAG